The Acomys russatus chromosome 1, mAcoRus1.1, whole genome shotgun sequence genome has a window encoding:
- the LOC127196670 gene encoding death-associated protein 1-like yields the protein MSRYLSKNQNDQSPQFRHQLQTCISDASQWPLNAPEKLVQYCLHMDRWLDGSAVKSTGWLTPSLARPHTHTAAHPATAITPQKASGAVSSPPEGRLETKAGHTPTVKAGGMQIVQKHLHTGEGEEEKDKNEQEWESTRPPKLTVFISGVTARGDKDFPPAAAQVAHQQPHASRDKHVSPRTQRIQQPRK from the exons ATGTCCAGATACTTGTCAAAGAATCAAAATGACCAGAGTCCCCAGTTCAGGCACCAGCTGCAGACCTGTATTAGTGATGCTTCCCAGTGGCCTCTGAATGCCCCTGAGAAGCTTGTTCAATATTGCCttcaca TGGATAGATGGCTAGATGGTtccgcggttaagagcactggttggcTCACGCCTTCCCTCGCGaggcctcacactcacacagctgCCCACCCGGCCACTGCCATCACCCCTCAGAAAGCCAGCGGCGCAGTGTCTTCGCCTCCAGAAGGAAGGCTGGAGACCAAAGCTGGACACACGCCCACCGTGAAAGCTGGTGGAATGCAGATTGTACAAAAGCACCTACATactggagaaggagaggaagagaaagacaaaaatgagCAAGAATGGGAAAGCACCAGGCCACCCAAACTAACGGTGTTTATCTCTGGTGTCACTGCCCGGGGTGACAAAGACTTCCCGCCAGCAGCTGCACAGGTGGCCCACCAGCAGCCACATGCCTCCAGAGACAAACACGTTTCTCCAAGAACGCAGCGTATCCAACAGCCTCGCAAGTGA